The following coding sequences lie in one Equus asinus isolate D_3611 breed Donkey chromosome 1, EquAss-T2T_v2, whole genome shotgun sequence genomic window:
- the MAS1 gene encoding proto-oncogene Mas gives MDQSNATSFVEESTNTSTSRNTSIGDLRREIPIVHWVIMSISPVGFVENGILLWFLCFRMRRNPFTVYITHLSIADISLLFCIFILSVDYALDYELSSGYYYTIVTLSVTFLFGYNTGLYLLTAISVERCLSVLYPIWYRCHRPKHQSAFVCALLWALSCLVTTMEYVMCIDSEGQSHSRSDCRAVIIFIAILSFLVFTPLMVVSSTILVVKIRKNTWTSHSSKLFMVIMVTIIIFLIFAMPMRLLYLLYYEYWSTFGNLHNISLLFSTINSSANPFIYFFVGSSKKKRFKESLKVVLTRAFKDEMQPRRQEDNGNTATIETVV, from the coding sequence GGAGATTCCCATCGTGCACTGGGTGATTATGAGCATCTCCCCAGTGGGCTTCGTTGAAAATGGAATTCTCCTCTGGTTCCTCTGCTTCCGGATGAGAAGAAACCCCTTCACAGTCTACATCACCCATTTGTCTATCGCGGACATCTCATtactcttctgtatttttattctgTCTGTTGACTATGCTTTAGATTATGAGCTCTCTTCCGGCTATTACTACACGATTGTCACATTATCAGTGACATTTCTGTTTGGCTACAACACGGGTCTCTATCTGCTGACGGCCATTAGTGTGGAGAGGTGCCTGTCCGTCCTGTACCCCATCTGGTACCGATGTCATCGCCCCAAGCACCAGTCGGCCTTCGTCTGTGCCCTCCTGTGGGCGCTTTCTTGCTTAGTGACCACCATGGAATATGTCATGTGCATTGACAGTGAAGGCCAGAGTCACTCCCGAAGTGACTGCAGGGCGGTGATtatctttatagccattctgagctTCTTGGTCTTCACTCCGCTCATGGTGGTTTCCAGCACCATCCTCGTAGTTAAGATCCGAAAGAACACGTGGACGTCCCATTCCTCAAAGCTGTTCATGGTCATCAtggtcaccatcatcatcttccTCATTTTCGCCATGCCCATGAGACTGCTTTACCTGCTGTACTATGAGTATTGGTCCACGTTCGGGAACTTGCACaacatttctctcctcttctccacaATCAACAGCAGTGCCAAcccttttatttacttctttgtgGGCAGCAGTAAGAAGAAGCGATTCAAGGAGTCCTTAAAAGTGGTTCTGACCAGGGCTTTCAAAGATGAAATGCAACCCAGGCGCCAGGAGGACAATGGTAATACTGCCACAATTGAGACTGTGGTCTGA